A genomic window from Lotus japonicus ecotype B-129 chromosome 1, LjGifu_v1.2 includes:
- the LOC130730076 gene encoding calmodulin-like protein 3, with the protein MDQAELGRVFQMFDRNGDGRITRKELSDSLKNLGICISEQDLIQMIEKIDVNGDGFVDIDEFGELYQTIMDEKDEEEDMKEAFNVFDQNGDGFISGEELSAVLSSLGLKHGKTLEDCKNMIKKVDVDGDGMVNYKEFKQMMKAGGFAAASFS; encoded by the coding sequence ATGGATCAAGCAGAACTTGGACGAGTTTTTCAAATGTTTGATCGAAACGGGGATGGTCGAATCACGAGGAAAGAGCTGAGCGACTCGCTAAAGAATCTGGGAATTTGCATTTCGGAGCAAGATTTGATCCAAATGATCGAGAAAATTGACGTGAACGGAGATGGGTTCGTTGACATTGACGAGTTTGGTGAGTTGTACCAAACGATAATGGATGAgaaagatgaggaggaggacATGAAAGAGGCATTTAACGTGTTCGATCAAAATGGAGATGGGTTCATCTCGGGTGAAGAATTGAGCGCAGTGTTATCTTCATTGGGCCTAAAGCATGGGAAAACATTGGAAGATTGCAAAAATATGATCAAGAAGGTGGATGTGGATGGTGATGGAATGGTTAACTACAAGGAATTTAAGCAAATGATGAAAGCTGGTGGGTTTGCTGCAGCTTCCTTCAGTTGA
- the LOC130730077 gene encoding protein MAIN-LIKE 1-like: MKNRKRSRASEDAGPTEDRHRRLHASSRRGDQAATSHAVEASAPAPVDSMQSPMVEASAPAPVEPTDRVPTPPSPMVEVPRHESAGEESSGESSSGDESSGDESSDEESSGEEGSYDEDSIPPPDVDADVVPEAQGGEEDLIQRLPPFPGGPVDLSLLTHYADHKAPWTWHALLRTDERYVDRRHLRVATAGGKVWNLACDGDSDSHRRVRELIEQTGLHQLPWCSYSETDAGLILALVERWHEETSSFHMPFGEMTITLDDVSALLHLPMGSRFYTPGRGERDECAALCAELMGGSVARYHAEFDKNRSQTIRFGVLQTLYDAALEEHRYEDAARIWLVNQLGATLFASKSGGYHTTVYWIGMLQDLGRVSEYAWGAIALATLYDQLDRASRRGTAQMGGFSSLLLGWAYEYLSDRVIIRRADPEYSQDQPRARRWVMSRVGHAGLDERRVMLDELTVDDIIWTPFEDHRAHRPRDQRAMYSGYIRTPFGRVVRRHLPERVLRQFGYIQDVPRHPSEIQTTGSLAETADAAYADFVPHLRPQGIPVTHSGEAVEEYMRWYGGVSHRFIIPDDRREEFSAVTVVRRVVDLLEQSLEVPDALAVGTHARSLTERALDLIRSSAFIGTQGVAFAAVRGAGAAGGRGRGGRARGGRARGGRARGEGAPAEGARGGRARGPRGRRGGGRGRGE; encoded by the exons atgaagaacagaaagaggtctcgagCTAGTGAGGATGCGGGGCCTACagaggatagacaccggcgattacatgcttctagccggcgcggcgatcaaGCTGCGACCTCTCACGCGgttgaggcttcagctccagctccagttgattctatgcagtcgcccatggtagaggcttcagctccagctccagttgaGCCTACTGATCGAGTTCctactccgccgtctcccatggtTGAGGTACCTCGCCATGAGTCAGcaggcgaggagtcatcaggcgagtcgTCATCCGGCGATGAGTCATCCGGCGATGAGTCATCCGACGAGGAGTCATCCGGCGAGGAGGGGTCATatgacgaggatagtattcctcctcctgatgttgatgctgatgtcgtgccagaggcacagggtggcgaggaggacctgatccagaggttgccgccgtttccgggggggcctgttgatctgtcgcttctcacgcattatgctgatcacaaggctccctggacgtggcatgcactcctacgcacagacgagcggtatgtggaccgtcgacacttgagggtggccacagctggggggaaggtttggaaccttgcttgtgatggtgattcagacagtcacaggagggttcgagagttgattgagcagacgggtcttcatcagctaccctggTGCAGCTACTCGGAGACAGATGCAGGCCtcattttggcccttgtggagcgatggcatgaggagactagtagcttccacatgccgtttggggagatgaccatcaccctggacgacgtgtcggctcttctccatctcccaatggggtcgaggttctatacgcctgggaggggggagagggacgagtgtgcagcgctatgtgctgagttgatgggaggatctgttgctcgttatcatgctgagtttgataagaacaggagccagactattcgctttggggtcttgcagacccTGTATGATGCTGCGTTGGagg agcaccgatatgaggacgctgcacggatttggctggtgaaccagctaggcgcgacgctctttgctagcaagagcggtGGATACCACACGACCGTCTACTGGATAGGTATGTTGCAGGATCTCGGTCGAGTGtccgagtacgcgtggggcgcaattgcgctcgctacgttgtacgaccagcttgatcgagcgtccaggagggggacggcccagatgggaggtttcAGCTCACTCTTGCTAGGATGGGcctacgagtacctttctgatcgcgtcattatccggagggcggatccggagtactcacaggaccagcctagggcgcggcggtgggttatgtcccgggtcgggcatgcaggcctcgatgagaggcgagtcatgctcgatgagctgacggtggatgacattatatggaccccatttgaggaccatcgggctcatcgaccacgggatcagagggccatgtattctggctacatccggacgccatttggccgtgttgttcgacgacatctaccagagagggttctgcgccagtttggctacatccaggatgtccctcgacacccctccgagatccagacgactgggtcccttgctgagaccgcagatgctgcctatgctgattTTGTGCCGCACCtgcgccctcaggggatccctGTTACTCATTcgggagaggctgtggaggagtacatgaggtggtatggcggtgtgtcccatcggttcatcatccctgatgataggagggaggagttcagtgctgtg acgGTTGTGCGTCGGGTcgtggacttgttggagcagtcactggaGGTGCCAGATGCTCTTGCAGTTGGCACGCATGcccgatccctcactgagagggcgctggatcttattagatccagcGCATTCATCGGTACCCAGGGagtagcctttgctgctgtccgaggagctggagctgcaggaggcagaggtcgtggaggtagagcccgtggaggcagagcccgtggaggcagagcccgtggagagggtgcACCTGCAGAGggcgctcgtggaggcagagctcgtggacctagaggtcggaggggtggcggtaggggtcggggcgagtga
- the LOC130723195 gene encoding PKS-NRPS hybrid synthetase cheA-like, with protein sequence MDNKVPYSLPGMTESFLFHESQLIEVGLNNGQPEEVPPPAFVPPCISIDVSHLFTTDQIFPTRDDLINWVHGIAIENGYVVLITKSDSGGNGSRKAYVMLGCEKHGKYVPYRDPDLVEGTRTQKTECPFRLKGRPMKNGIDRDWRLKVMEGTHNHEPARSLLGHNFVGRLNSEEKEQVEKMSKSWVPPRKMLLTLKENNPLNLTTISQIYGACKRLRKSLRGSLTEMQHLLKKLDGDKYVHFERHEPGSEVIRDVFWAHPNAIKLFNTFPYVVIMDCTYKTNKYKIPLLEIVGLTSTDKTYSIAFCYIVNEGTDDYVWALECMKSLLADQAMLPKVIVTDRDLALLSAAKQSLPNTSHLLCLWHINKCVLAKCKLYVGTDDFAELVMGKWGEVVDAATVEEFEVQWMQLFNMCKDKYSNFTSYCSTTWLVHKEKFAKAWTNHVMHFGTTTSNRAEGAHASLKKMLRDCKGDLATSWDASHSLTCNRHTEILASFERSIHRIDHIFMFPFYTNIRGFVSNKCLQLIDDEHIRMKSYGGCDCLLRETHGLPCGCELAGYERIPYESIHPFWKRLSWEHVPEPVADTISNHICGMNHGDMQPEVEALTHYFSSLDTGGQSMVRRKLQAIYCPESSSLCTPEVQIRSKRTLHSNERKPPKVKAIGSLTRDPSGFEHVDREIKEAKKASQPPKKKKRVKKSDTSYFMGHFPSFFHPYIHTVQNVEDDGNCGYRAIAALLGLPSGEEGWPCVREALIDELERHRGLYDEMWSRHVVNALHSRLTLLPGHPATEDKWMQLPEMGYLVATRFQVVFISISSQGCWSYLPLRGEGPPPVHRVIAVGHVINHFVQLHLTPGHSMPPIALQWERYVDPISVSWCVPYVTRLHRFTSELEAWFVTFGVPLSHQSYVDITTD encoded by the exons atggataataaagttccgtattctcttccagggatgacagaatcatttttatttcatgaatcccaattgattgaagttggattgaacaatggtcaacctgaagaggtgccaccaccagcatttgtacccccgtgtataagtatagatgtctcgcatttatttacaactgatcag attttccctacccgtgatgatcttatcaattgggttcatggaattgcgattgaaaatggatatgttgtgttgatcacaaagtcagatagcggtgggaatggaagcagaaaagcttatgtcatgttggggtgcgagaagcatggtaagtatgttccctacagagaccctgaccttgttgaaggaacgagaacacaaaagacagaatgtccttttagactaaaaggacgacctatgaaaaatggcatagatagagattggcggctaaaggtgatggaaggtacacacaaccatgaaccagctaggtcactacttggccacaattttgttggtcgtctaaattccgaagagaaggagcaagtggaaaaaatgtcaaagagttgggttccaccgagaaagatgctgttgactttgaaggaaaacaatcctttaaacttgactaccatatctcagatttatggtgcttgcaagaggttaagaaaatccctccgcgggtcattgacagaaatgcaacacttgttgaagaagttggacggtgacaagtacgtccactttgaaagacatgagcctggatcggaagtcattagggatgtattttgggctcatccaaatgctatcaaattgttcaacacatttccatatgtagtgattatggattgcacatacaagacaaacaaatataaaattccattgcttgagattgttggactgacttccacagataagacatactccatagccttttgctacattgttaatgagggcacagatgactacgtttgggcactggagtgtatgaagtctctattagctgatcaagccatgttgcctaaggtgattgttactgacagggatcttgccttattgagtgctgctaagcaaagccttcccaacaccagccatttattatgcttgtggcacatcaacaagtgtgttttggcaaagtgcaaactctatgttggtacagatgattttgctgaattggttatggggaagtggggagaggtggtggatgctgcaacagttgaagaatttgaagttcaatggatgcaattgtttaatatgtgcaaggacaaatacagcaactttacctcctattgttctacaacatggttggtccacaaggaaaaatttgccaaggcatggacaaatcatgtgatgcactttggaacaacaacaagtaacag ggctgagggtgcacatgccagtttgaagaagatgttgcgggattgcaagggtgacctagccacttcttgggatgcgtcgcatagtttgacatgtaatcgacatactgaaatattagcatcgtttgagcgcagtattcacagaattgatcacattttcatgttcccattttacacaaatattagaggatttgtgtcaaacaaatgcctgcagctcatcgacgatgaacatataagaatgaagtcctacggcggatgcgattgcttgttgagagagactcatggactaccttgcggttgtgaacttgcag gttatgaaagaattccatatgagtcaattcatccattctggaagagactgagttgggagcatgtacctgaacctgttgcagatactatcagcaaccatatttgcggcatgaaccatggagatatgcaaccagaagttgaggcattgacacattatttcagttctttggatactggagggcagagtatggtaaggaggaagcttcaagctatctattgtcctgaaagcagttcacTTTGTACTCCTGAGGTTCAGATAAGGTCCAAGCGCACTCTACACTCGAACGAAAGAAAACCACCCAAGGTtaaagcaataggatccttgactcgtgatccttcaggTTTTGAGCATGTTGATAGGGAGATCAAAGAGGCAAAGAAGGCTTCgcaaccaccaaagaagaagaagcgtgtgaagaagtctgatacaagttatttcatgggtcattttccatcctttttccacccatatatacacacagttcagaatgttgaggacgatggtaactgtggctatagagccATTGCTGCATTACTGGGACTACCATCAGGTGAGGAAGGTTGGCCATGTGTTAGGGAAGCGTTGATAGACGAACTTGAACGACACAGAGGAttgtatgatgaaatgtggTCCAGACATGTGGTTAATGCCTTACATTCTCGACTCACTCTTCTTCCTGGTCATCCGGCTACCGaggataaatggatgcaactgccagagatgggataccttgtagcaaccaggttccaagtGGTTTTCATATCCATCTCTTCTCAGGGTTGTTGGTCATACCTTCCACTAAGAGGAGAAGGTCCACCTCCTGTACATCGTGTTATAGCTGTTGgtcatgtgataaatcactttgtacag ctccatctaactcctggacattctatgccgccaattgctctccagtggGAACGGTATGTTGATCCTATATCAGTAAGCTGGTGCGTCCCATATGTTACACGTTTACACAGGTTTACATCAGAATTAGAAGCTtggtttgttacttttggtgttcctcttagtcaccaaagctatgtagacatcaccACAGACTGA
- the LOC130730074 gene encoding F-box protein At2g26850-like, producing the protein MENTEKRGNMISLLNLPESTLDCILKRLTPIELIKMSEVCTCLRDVCRSDHLWENYIKQKWGRIIGDAAYKEWQCHITTIKSEETLLNQHINQNGSLGSFCGAWPVLSLGSYLEDCKHLQSFLSNNSMMALYLSLESGKFWFPAQVYRGTLVRDALFSYDSKNDTFKARQRSGGWQLMGHGISWENLRASPVETPPCVRHVSDCLEDLKPGDHIEIQWKLRSETHYDWWYAVIGHLDSCNKNENYCLCCNSETLVVEFRQYPHGASMRQAKLPRHNNGEQGGNQIGFYGGIRKLHSEEEIEKWKVLLPYDRRYM; encoded by the exons ATGGAGAATACTGAAAAGCGTGGTAACATGATCTCTCTCTTGAATTTGCCTGAGTCTACTCTGGATTGCATTCTCAAACGCCTCACACCAATTGAACTCATCAAAATGTCTGAGGTATGTACTTGTTTAAGGGATGTATGTCGAAGTGATCACTTGTGGGAAAATTACATCAAGCAGAAATGGGGTAGAATCATTGGTGATGCTGCTTACAAAGAGTGGCAATGTCACATAACAACTATAAAGTCAGAAGAAACCCTCTTGAATCAACACATCAATCAGAATGGGTCACTTGGGTCCTTTTGTGGTGCTTGGCCTGTGCTATCCCTTGGCTCATATTTAGAAGATTGTAagcatcttcagagcttcttgtCAAATAACTCAATGATGGCTCTTTATTTGTCTCTAGAGAGTGGCAAATTCTGGTTTCCAGCTCAAGTATACAGG GGAACACTTGTTCGCGACGCGTTATTTAGCTATGACTCAAAAAATGATACCTTTAAAGCAAG ACAACGAAGCGGGGGATGGCAGCTTATGGGACACGGTATCAGCTGGGAAAATCTGAGAGCTTCCCCAGTTGAAACCCCTCCATGCGTTCGTCACGTCTCTGACTGTTTGGAAGACTTAAAGCCCGGTGATCACATTGAGATCCAATGGAAACTGAGGAGTGAAACACATTATG ATTGGTGGTACGCTGTTATTGGTCACCTGGACTCATGTAATAAGAACGAGAATTACTGTCTCTGTTGTAATTCAG AGACGCTGGTCGTAGAGTTCAGGCAATACCCTCATGGTGCAAGCATGAGACAAGCAAAGCTACCCAGACATAATAATGGGGAACAAGGAGGCAATCAGATCGGATTCTATGGAGGAATTAGAAAACTTCACAGTGAAGAGGAGATTGAAAAATGGAAGGTTTTGTTACCTTATGATCGTCGCTATATGTAG
- the LOC130730078 gene encoding pentatricopeptide repeat-containing protein At1g80270, mitochondrial-like: MLALRRASLPLRKRGFNVRVSCAKLTSTTVEDKAESYPTIHASVGVFHPSLNASFHSLKFNVCGSRHLSSNAGASSTKDDEDDDEFSELESPVAAGGDEDDLLSSDNESEGGEEPHDELELSDGETGEPAEKKKAYRKRIESELCNKIMDAPGMAIHTALDKWVEEGKEMSRQEISQAIFLLRKRNMYGRALQLSEWLESKKQIEFIERDYASRVDLIAKIHGLQKAEAYIETIPESLRGEVIYRTLLANCVQKNNVKKAEEIFNKMKDLDFPLTAFACNQLLLLYKKNDKRKIADVLLLMENENVKPSPLTYNILIDVKGLSKDIAGMDQIVDKMKEEGLELDVKTKAVLVGHYISFGLEDKAEALLKEMEGENLKQNRWVCRTLLPLYANLGKADDVGRIWKVCVTNPYVEECLAAIEAWGKLNKIDEAEAAFEMLSGKTELSSKNCSAMLRVYANHKMLMKGKDLVKRMADSGCRIGPLTWDAIVKLYVEAGEVEKADSILQKATQQSHANQVKPLFSSYIAILEQYSKRGDIHNSEKIFYRMKQAGYTSRIRQYQVLLQAYIKAKLPAYGIRDRLKGDNIYPNRNLATLLAQVDGFRKTPVSDLLD, encoded by the exons ATGTTGGCTCTTCGTCGAGCTTCTCTCCCTCTCAG GAAAAGAGGGTTTAATGTTAGGGTTTCATGTGCCAAATTAACATCAACCACTGTAGAAGACAAAGCTGAGTCCTATCCAACGATTCATGCTAGTGTTGGTGTGTTTCATCCTTCACTGAATGCTAGTTTCCATTCTTTGAAATTCAATGTGTGTGGTTCACGTCACCTTTCGTCGAATGCCGGTGCGAGTAGCACCAAAGACGACGAGGATGATGATGAGTTTTCTGAACTGGAGAGTCCGGTTGCTGCTGGTGGGGATGAGGATGATCTGTTGAGTTCTGATAATGAATCGGAGGGTGGTGAGGAACCGCACGATGAGCTGGAGTTGTCTGATGGCGAGACTGGTGAACCGGCTGAGAAGAAGAAAGCGTACCGGAAAAGGATTGAGTCGGAACTGTGTAATAAGATTATGGATGCTCCGGGGATGGCCATTCATACGGCTCTGGATAAGTGGGTTGAAGAAGGGAAAGAAATGAGCAGACAAGAGATCTCTCAGGCCATATTTCTTCTTCGCAAGCGTAATATGTACGGGAGAGCTTTGCAG CTCTCAGAGTGGCTCGAGTCAAAAAAGCagattgaatttattgaaaGGGATTATGCTTCTCGAGTTGATTTAATTGCCAAAATTCATGGCCTACAGAAGGCAGAGGCTTACATTGAGACTATTCCAGAGTCTCTTAGAGGGGAGGTAATATACCGAACTTTATTGGCTAACTGTGTCCAAAAGAACAATGTGAAGAAAGCAGAggaaatttttaataaaatgaagGATTTGGATTTTCCTCTTACGGCATTTGCGTGCAATCAGTTGCTTCTTCTATATAAGAAGAATGACAAGAGGAAAATAGCTGATGTGTTATTGTTGATGGAAAATGAGAATGTCAAACCTTCTCCACTTACTTATAACATCTTAATAGATGTAAAAGGCCTGTCCAAAGATATTGCTGGAATGGATCAAATTGTTGACAAAATGAAGGAGGAAGGCCTTGAACTAGACGTAAAAACAAAGGCTGTTTTGGTTGGGCATTACATCTCATTTGGGCTTGAAGATAAAGCTGAAGCTTTATTGAAGGAGATGGAAGGTGAGAACTTGAAACAAAATCGGTGGGTATGCCGAACTTTGCTTCCCCTCTATGCAAACCTGGGGAAGGCGGATGATGTGGGAAGGATTTGGAAGGTCTGTGTGACAAACCCTTACGTTGAGGAGTGCTTGGCTGCAATTGAAGCTTGGGGGAAGTTGAATAAAATCGACGAGGCAGAGGCAGCTTTTGAGATGTTGTCAGGAAAGACGGAGCTTTCTTCCAAGAACTGCTCAGCAATGCTGAGGGTTTATGCAAATCATAAGATGCTAATGAAGGGTAAGGATCTTGTTAAGCGAATGGCGGATAGTGGGTGCCGAATAGGTCCATTGACATGGGATGCAATTGTGAAACTTTATGTCGAGGCTGGGGAAGTGGAGAAGGCAGACTCTATTCTTCAGAAGGCAACTCAGCAGAGCCATGCCAACCAGGTGAAGCCACTATTTTCTTCCTATATTGCTATCTTGGAGCAGTATTCTAAGAGGGGCGACATCCATAATTCAGAAAAGATTTTCTACAGAATGAAACAAGCTGGTTATACATCGCGAATAAGGCAGTACCAGGTTCTACTACAGGCCTATATAAAGGCCAAGCTTCCAGCCTATGGAATTAGAGACAGATTGAAAGGTGATAATATATATCCAAACAGAAATTTGGCCACCTTGTTGGCTCAAGTTGATGGATTCAGGAAGACTCCTGTTTCTGATttgcttgattga